A window of Pedobacter lusitanus contains these coding sequences:
- a CDS encoding LytR/AlgR family response regulator transcription factor produces the protein MRILIIEDEARIARRLERMTRDFFEQNISGIAIYDSLQNGLSYIENHTIDLLLLDLNLNGENGFDILESMVARSFHTIIVSANTDKAITAFTYGVLDFVAKPFDQARLSMAFRRINASGKNAEHTMKYLAVKKAGNTRLIDIQEVLYIKGAGIYSELYLQNGKQELHDKSMEMLEQLLPDSFERIHKSYLVSLDQAEKIIIKPGSSYSLLLKNGEILPIGRSKYKELKQKMI, from the coding sequence ATGAGAATACTAATTATTGAAGATGAGGCAAGAATAGCCAGAAGGCTTGAACGGATGACCCGCGATTTCTTTGAGCAGAATATATCCGGTATTGCGATTTATGACTCTTTGCAGAATGGTTTGTCCTATATAGAAAATCATACGATTGATCTATTGTTATTAGACCTGAATTTAAACGGCGAAAATGGATTTGATATACTGGAATCCATGGTAGCCAGATCATTTCACACCATTATAGTATCTGCCAACACAGATAAAGCAATCACTGCTTTTACTTACGGCGTGTTAGATTTTGTAGCCAAACCTTTTGATCAGGCAAGATTATCCATGGCTTTCAGAAGGATCAATGCCAGTGGAAAAAATGCAGAACATACCATGAAATACCTGGCCGTAAAAAAAGCCGGGAATACCCGTCTGATAGATATTCAGGAAGTACTTTATATCAAAGGAGCTGGTATTTACAGTGAATTGTATCTGCAAAATGGGAAACAGGAATTACATGACAAATCAATGGAGATGCTGGAGCAGCTGCTTCCTGATTCATTTGAACGTATTCATAAATCCTATCTGGTCTCCCTGGATCAGGCCGAAAAGATCATTATAAAACCAGGGAGCAGTTATAGTTTATTACTTAAAAACGGAGAAATACTACCTATAGGCAGATCAAAATACAAAGAGTTAAAGCAGAAGATGATTTAG
- a CDS encoding histidine kinase yields MQRLLIFLTIALSFSSCKSAVTSEHSPTVYQTGDNSLWAEKNFNDSSWSTKRGNTDQQIFWARSVVKFIKTPSASIGLQIEAFGAFELYWDGVLIGHNGQITQKNKPEQPGTATSFFQIPSALADTGRHIVALRITQSYLNGVKRPIGIKPDIYADLLRRPLILISFMNLMAGAFLTAAIYYFFLFLNSRRKEYSVLIFAFICLLFFALQITEYIKFYLDIRYTDFFLRLEIIGWLTFAIALLVPLYFSIQFSFPQKKALLIILFIILITVYGINRQHYDLTAMLYSLVMWLASLIIVANAILQREKGSLIVLSGLLATAAINHFLFYDFGLFISFTMIVLCILYLHTIRTRMIEDEYQSSLLLSSRLQLELIKKNIQPHFLKNTLTSMIDWVEESPKQGAEFIQALAEEFDIMNSISEAVLIPVRQEIELCKTHLTVMQFRKEIRYEWEDSGIEDSEYIPPALIHTILENGITHSIPHADSLITFKLSYLRTANYKQYTFCTHALNREVLKKREGGNGFRYVKARLTESYADRWKFISEAAPGGWLTTIQIYDK; encoded by the coding sequence ATGCAACGCCTCCTGATCTTTTTAACTATCGCTCTGTCTTTTTCTTCCTGCAAATCAGCTGTGACTTCCGAGCACTCTCCGACCGTTTATCAGACAGGAGACAACAGCTTATGGGCAGAAAAAAACTTTAATGATAGTAGCTGGTCCACTAAAAGAGGTAACACTGATCAGCAGATTTTCTGGGCACGATCAGTTGTGAAATTCATCAAAACCCCTTCTGCTTCAATCGGACTGCAAATTGAAGCTTTTGGTGCCTTTGAGCTTTACTGGGACGGGGTACTGATTGGTCACAATGGGCAGATAACCCAAAAGAACAAACCAGAGCAACCAGGTACTGCTACAAGTTTTTTCCAGATACCATCTGCTTTAGCCGATACGGGCAGACATATCGTGGCTTTACGTATCACCCAATCTTATTTAAATGGTGTAAAACGACCAATAGGTATTAAACCGGACATCTATGCAGATTTGCTGAGAAGGCCCCTGATCCTTATCTCATTTATGAATCTGATGGCGGGTGCATTTCTGACTGCAGCAATCTACTATTTCTTCCTGTTTCTCAACAGCCGGCGTAAAGAATACAGTGTACTGATCTTTGCCTTCATCTGTTTACTTTTTTTTGCGCTGCAAATTACCGAATACATTAAGTTCTATCTGGATATCCGCTATACTGATTTCTTTTTAAGGCTCGAAATTATTGGCTGGCTGACCTTTGCTATTGCATTGCTGGTCCCTTTATATTTTAGTATTCAGTTTAGTTTCCCTCAAAAAAAAGCGCTCCTGATTATCTTGTTCATTATACTGATTACTGTTTATGGGATAAATCGTCAGCATTACGATCTGACAGCCATGCTTTACAGCCTGGTGATGTGGCTGGCTTCCCTTATTATTGTAGCCAACGCAATTCTTCAACGGGAAAAAGGCAGCCTGATTGTACTTTCCGGTTTATTGGCAACTGCAGCAATCAATCATTTTCTGTTCTACGATTTTGGTCTTTTCATCAGCTTCACGATGATTGTCCTATGTATACTTTATCTGCATACTATCCGCACCAGAATGATAGAAGATGAATATCAGTCTTCCTTACTCCTGTCTTCAAGATTACAACTGGAACTGATTAAAAAAAATATTCAACCCCACTTTCTGAAGAATACTTTAACTTCAATGATCGACTGGGTAGAAGAGTCTCCAAAACAGGGTGCCGAATTTATACAGGCGCTGGCAGAAGAATTTGATATTATGAATTCGATATCCGAAGCTGTTTTAATACCCGTGAGACAAGAAATAGAGCTTTGCAAAACCCACCTGACGGTGATGCAGTTCCGGAAAGAAATCAGGTACGAATGGGAAGACTCAGGAATTGAGGATAGCGAATATATCCCTCCGGCATTGATTCATACAATTCTTGAAAATGGAATTACGCATAGTATTCCGCATGCCGACAGCCTCATTACTTTTAAGTTGAGTTATTTACGTACAGCAAACTATAAACAATATACCTTCTGTACTCATGCACTGAACCGGGAGGTATTGAAAAAAAGAGAAGGAGGCAACGGTTTCCGTTATGTCAAAGCCCGTTTGACAGAAAGTTATGCAGACCGTTGGAAATTTATTTCAGAAGCAGCCCCAGGAGGCTGGTTAACCACTATTCAGATTTACGATAAATGA
- a CDS encoding outer membrane beta-barrel family protein, which translates to MKRLFIIFISAFCFSAALAQQPASSDAKLKTISGLVLEQQSKTPVVYATVSIKDQTLKMVAAGITDEKGGFKLDGIPSGNMIIEFSLMGYQTFKKPLEISAALTHINVGTTLLKADQILLKEIAVTSDKPAISLKLDKKVFETGRDIISQSGSAVELLNGVPAVSVSPSGVVSLRGNSNVLVLINGRRSGLTQGNALDQIPADQIERVEVITNPSSRYDASGSSGIINIILKKNKKGGFNGQLRLVGGIPNETRIAPSLNFKSDKLNVFSTFGIRLSDYVGLYTTNQSVSNSGTTVLLNQRQDEKRHDDAKLLYFGADYQFNDQNSITIAFLKNATRDHDKTAINYNYTAKGNGPDSSILRNGESWEKRSYNQLEFNYTRKFKQPRKKYTIDMQYDFWNSDKDWNLNTKKLLPVITALSPVRTSSVGASKDFMAQTDLELPLDSNTILEMGLKTENRKVTSEFKAEQQDADQWSIIENINNQLAYNELIGSAYVQLGSKISKLAYQLGLRSELTRVKVEDRAGTYADQKNYMRLFPTLSLTYQLTKGPAIQGSYSRRINRPALQLLYPFNELTDFNARFMGNPELNPSYANVFELGFLQRWSTLTLNPSLYYQNNKGTIQDYTFRNQDGVFITTPVNIDGEIRRGAELSALYNPFQWLQINAELNAYSFKQKGLYKEHNFNYSGDVFTGRLSTQVKFQHKLALQCRYNYTGAQSNAQTYSATIHNIDFGASKNLFSDKATLLFDVSNVFNLRKYRTITTGNDYMLAQTNSPNAARYRLTFVYRLNLKENQSVRQAKSGNRN; encoded by the coding sequence ATGAAACGACTCTTTATTATTTTTATTTCGGCTTTTTGCTTTTCCGCCGCTCTTGCCCAGCAGCCTGCTTCTTCTGATGCGAAGTTGAAAACTATCTCCGGTTTGGTGCTGGAACAGCAGTCAAAAACACCAGTTGTTTATGCTACAGTGAGTATAAAAGATCAGACATTGAAAATGGTTGCTGCGGGAATAACTGATGAAAAAGGAGGGTTTAAGCTGGATGGTATTCCTTCAGGAAATATGATCATTGAATTTAGCCTGATGGGTTATCAGACATTTAAAAAGCCTTTGGAAATAAGTGCTGCGCTTACACACATCAATGTCGGAACAACTTTGCTTAAAGCTGATCAAATCTTATTAAAAGAAATAGCTGTAACAAGCGACAAACCGGCTATCAGTTTAAAGCTGGATAAGAAAGTATTTGAAACAGGGAGAGATATTATATCGCAAAGTGGCTCTGCAGTTGAACTTTTAAATGGAGTACCGGCTGTGAGCGTGAGCCCTTCAGGGGTGGTAAGCCTGAGAGGAAACAGCAATGTACTGGTATTGATCAATGGCCGTCGCTCAGGACTTACCCAGGGGAATGCACTTGATCAGATACCTGCCGATCAGATAGAAAGGGTGGAGGTGATTACCAATCCCTCGTCCAGGTATGATGCGTCAGGTTCTTCAGGTATTATCAATATCATCCTGAAGAAAAATAAAAAGGGAGGATTTAACGGGCAGCTGAGGCTGGTTGGCGGTATACCAAATGAAACAAGGATTGCGCCGAGTTTGAATTTTAAATCCGATAAACTCAATGTGTTCTCTACTTTTGGAATCCGTTTATCTGATTATGTAGGGTTATATACAACCAATCAGTCGGTTTCCAATTCCGGAACTACTGTTTTGCTGAATCAGAGACAGGATGAAAAACGTCACGATGATGCTAAACTGCTATATTTTGGTGCCGATTATCAGTTCAATGATCAAAATTCCATTACTATCGCCTTTTTGAAGAATGCTACGCGTGATCATGATAAAACTGCTATAAATTACAATTACACTGCTAAAGGAAACGGGCCGGACAGCAGTATACTCAGGAATGGCGAGTCCTGGGAAAAAAGGAGTTATAACCAACTGGAATTCAATTATACCAGGAAGTTTAAGCAGCCGCGGAAAAAGTATACTATTGATATGCAATATGATTTCTGGAACAGTGATAAAGACTGGAACCTCAATACTAAAAAGCTACTGCCTGTAATAACAGCGCTGTCTCCTGTCAGAACCAGTTCTGTCGGTGCCAGTAAAGATTTTATGGCACAAACGGATCTGGAGTTACCTCTGGATAGCAATACGATACTGGAAATGGGGCTTAAGACAGAGAATCGAAAAGTAACCAGTGAATTCAAAGCCGAGCAGCAAGATGCAGATCAGTGGAGTATTATTGAGAATATCAATAATCAGCTGGCTTATAATGAACTGATAGGGAGCGCTTATGTGCAGCTGGGAAGTAAGATCAGTAAACTGGCTTATCAGCTGGGTTTGCGTTCTGAGTTAACCCGTGTTAAAGTTGAGGATAGAGCCGGGACTTATGCTGACCAAAAGAACTACATGCGCTTATTTCCAACGCTTAGTCTTACTTATCAATTGACAAAAGGTCCCGCTATACAGGGGAGTTACAGCAGAAGAATTAACCGGCCGGCACTGCAGCTTTTATATCCTTTTAACGAACTGACTGACTTTAACGCCAGGTTTATGGGGAATCCTGAACTAAATCCATCTTATGCCAATGTTTTTGAACTGGGATTTTTACAACGCTGGAGCACGCTTACGCTTAATCCATCGTTATACTATCAAAATAATAAAGGAACTATTCAGGATTATACCTTCAGGAATCAGGATGGCGTTTTTATTACTACACCAGTTAATATCGATGGTGAGATTCGCCGCGGTGCAGAACTTTCAGCTTTGTATAATCCATTTCAATGGTTACAGATTAATGCAGAACTGAACGCTTACAGCTTCAAACAAAAGGGCTTGTATAAAGAACATAATTTTAATTACTCTGGCGATGTTTTTACCGGACGTCTAAGTACACAGGTGAAATTTCAGCATAAACTGGCTTTACAGTGCCGTTATAATTATACAGGAGCTCAAAGTAATGCTCAGACTTATTCTGCAACAATACATAATATTGATTTTGGTGCCAGTAAGAATTTATTTAGCGATAAAGCCACGTTATTATTTGATGTAAGCAATGTATTTAATCTCCGTAAATACAGGACAATTACTACTGGAAATGATTATATGCTGGCGCAAACAAATAGTCCGAATGCAGCACGTTACCGTCTGACTTTTGTATATCGTTTGAATCTCAAAGAGAACCAGTCGGTAAGACAGGCTAAAAGTGGTAACAGGAATTAG
- a CDS encoding nuclear transport factor 2 family protein: protein MEKKFPLPPFNLETALLKVQQGEDAWNSQDPHRVAQVYTPDTEWRNRDQFINGREEVVLFLTEKWKKEQDYKLKKELWAFTDNRIAVRFEYEFHDESGDWFRAYGNENWEFNADGLMQRRFASINNVPIEAKDRKFV, encoded by the coding sequence ATGGAAAAGAAATTCCCTTTACCCCCATTTAACCTGGAAACAGCTTTATTAAAAGTACAACAGGGCGAAGACGCCTGGAATAGCCAGGATCCACACCGTGTAGCTCAGGTATACACACCGGATACTGAATGGCGTAACCGTGACCAATTTATCAATGGCCGTGAAGAAGTAGTTTTGTTTCTTACAGAAAAATGGAAAAAAGAACAGGACTATAAATTAAAAAAAGAACTCTGGGCATTTACTGATAACAGAATTGCGGTAAGATTTGAATACGAATTTCACGATGAATCGGGAGATTGGTTCCGTGCTTATGGCAATGAGAACTGGGAGTTTAATGCGGATGGGCTGATGCAGAGAAGATTCGCTTCTATCAATAATGTTCCGATTGAGGCCAAAGACAGAAAGTTCGTTTAG
- a CDS encoding TetR/AcrR family transcriptional regulator, with amino-acid sequence MKQKAADPKTRILETATRLFYTQGYNATGINQIIKEAEVARASLYMHYQSKEDLCIAFLNFRHEYWFKCFREFIDPVTVPERKLIAAFDFLISMNEKEDFRGCAFMNILSEISPADATIYAIIQNHKQKLRNYLGHILPDSAQLLKDHIYLLFEASMLESHLYRDQWPVIQSKELLKNLIRNNK; translated from the coding sequence ATGAAACAAAAAGCAGCTGATCCTAAAACAAGAATACTGGAAACAGCAACCAGACTTTTCTATACACAGGGATATAACGCAACGGGGATTAATCAGATAATTAAAGAAGCTGAAGTAGCCCGTGCGAGTCTGTATATGCATTATCAGTCCAAAGAAGATCTGTGTATTGCTTTTCTCAATTTTCGTCACGAATACTGGTTTAAATGTTTCAGAGAATTTATTGACCCGGTAACTGTACCTGAACGGAAATTAATAGCGGCATTTGATTTCCTGATCAGTATGAATGAGAAAGAAGATTTCAGAGGTTGTGCCTTTATGAATATTCTGTCAGAAATCAGCCCTGCCGATGCGACCATCTATGCCATTATACAAAATCACAAACAAAAATTACGCAATTACCTTGGCCATATCCTCCCTGATTCAGCTCAGTTACTGAAGGATCATATCTATCTTCTTTTTGAAGCTTCTATGCTTGAAAGTCACCTTTACAGAGATCAATGGCCGGTCATCCAGTCAAAAGAACTGCTCAAAAACCTGATTCGGAACAACAAATAA
- a CDS encoding hybrid sensor histidine kinase/response regulator produces MPPLSLFNWSLKETLGRTNDSVSRAKIIVFYFVFLMNFLKVGILLPSYLRNHQVNGIIQCIIATVITTIILKILLSRPQYLSRLIHFALLSSVIFSWINLLIYHRNLNLIVIQDLFMICMWSFYGLSGWWGLVYSAAAAIPVIARVLFNQSADLGLVMTQTSLESTSLIILLNFIIIFLGHYYYRNILYEVIEAKEKLNEELKKSNAAKTLFFSTVSHELRNPLNTVIGMANLLKGENKDQLLQENLDILKFSAESLLSLINNILDFNKMGSGKVALESIPFNLKRLLENACGGLKIEALEKGLYFRISVAAEFGDRNLLGDPTRLMQIIYNLVGNAIKFTDKGGVGIKVKVIQHVDTSFKLRFIIQDTGLGISAENQRHIFDPFTQASVTTSRQFGGTGLGLGIVEHLLKLHQSTIHLESEIGTGTRFYFDIDYAEASAGQELPAQYSEQTEVFQLPGMQVLMAEDNPMNVLFMKKLFDRWKIELTVAENGREVVRLMNERHYDLVLMDIHMPVLNGYEAAKLIRAMEDKQKAAVFIIALTGSVSDDVIALVREAGMNDTLHKPFQPEILYQKMENIWLGHSLKST; encoded by the coding sequence ATGCCTCCTTTAAGTTTATTCAACTGGTCTTTAAAAGAAACACTCGGCAGAACCAATGATTCTGTATCAAGGGCAAAAATTATTGTTTTTTATTTTGTGTTCCTGATGAATTTTCTAAAAGTAGGGATATTGCTGCCTTCTTATCTGAGAAATCATCAGGTAAATGGTATAATACAGTGTATTATAGCAACAGTTATTACTACAATTATCCTGAAAATTCTTTTATCCAGACCACAGTATCTGAGCAGATTGATCCATTTTGCTTTGTTGTCTTCTGTCATTTTCAGCTGGATTAATCTTTTGATTTATCATCGGAATCTCAATCTGATTGTCATTCAGGATTTGTTTATGATCTGCATGTGGAGCTTTTATGGTTTAAGCGGCTGGTGGGGACTGGTTTATTCTGCTGCTGCGGCTATCCCTGTAATTGCACGGGTTCTGTTTAATCAGTCTGCTGATCTGGGTTTAGTTATGACACAAACTTCACTGGAAAGTACATCGCTGATTATTTTGCTGAATTTCATCATTATATTTCTGGGCCATTACTATTACCGCAATATCCTGTATGAAGTCATTGAAGCTAAAGAGAAGCTGAATGAAGAACTTAAAAAATCAAATGCGGCCAAGACACTTTTTTTTTCAACTGTATCCCATGAATTAAGAAACCCGCTCAATACAGTAATCGGGATGGCTAATCTGTTAAAAGGAGAGAATAAGGATCAGCTGCTGCAGGAGAATCTGGATATTCTGAAATTTTCGGCCGAAAGCCTCCTTTCCCTGATTAATAATATTCTTGACTTTAATAAAATGGGATCAGGAAAAGTGGCGCTTGAATCTATTCCGTTTAATTTGAAAAGACTACTTGAAAATGCCTGTGGGGGATTAAAAATTGAGGCACTGGAAAAGGGGCTGTATTTCAGAATCTCAGTTGCGGCTGAATTTGGAGACCGCAATCTTTTGGGTGACCCTACAAGATTAATGCAGATTATATATAACCTGGTAGGGAATGCGATTAAGTTTACTGATAAAGGGGGAGTCGGGATTAAAGTGAAGGTAATTCAGCATGTGGATACCAGTTTCAAACTCAGATTTATTATTCAGGATACGGGGCTTGGAATCAGCGCTGAAAATCAACGGCATATTTTTGATCCTTTTACGCAGGCTTCAGTTACAACATCCAGACAGTTTGGAGGTACGGGTTTAGGGCTTGGTATCGTAGAACATTTACTTAAGCTGCACCAAAGTACCATCCATCTTGAAAGTGAAATAGGCACTGGTACCAGGTTTTATTTTGATATCGATTATGCTGAGGCCTCTGCAGGACAGGAACTGCCAGCTCAGTATAGTGAACAGACGGAAGTTTTTCAGCTGCCCGGGATGCAGGTATTAATGGCAGAGGACAATCCGATGAATGTATTGTTTATGAAAAAATTATTCGACAGATGGAAAATTGAACTTACTGTAGCGGAGAATGGAAGAGAAGTTGTCAGGCTGATGAATGAGCGTCATTATGATCTGGTTTTAATGGACATTCATATGCCCGTGCTAAACGGCTATGAGGCTGCGAAACTGATCCGGGCTATGGAAGACAAACAGAAAGCAGCTGTTTTTATCATAGCGCTTACGGGATCTGTATCTGATGACGTTATTGCTCTGGTCAGGGAAGCAGGAATGAACGATACACTTCATAAGCCGTTTCAGCCCGAAATTCTGTATCAGAAAATGGAAAATATCTGGCTGGGACATAGCCTGAAATCAACGTGA
- a CDS encoding adenylate kinase yields MLNFVLFGPPGAGKGTQSQKLIDRYQLIHISTGDLFRAHISNQSPLGKQVSALIADGQLVPDEITIAMLEEEVDKNPDAKGFIFDGFPRTVAQAAALDEFLESKGSSIAVVIALDVDQGELTKRIAERQKLTNRVDDQADKLQKRIDEYFSKTIHVLPYYEAQDKLRKVNGIGKIDDIFADLCAVLDKY; encoded by the coding sequence ATGCTAAATTTTGTTCTCTTTGGCCCACCGGGTGCAGGCAAAGGCACCCAGTCACAAAAATTGATTGATCGTTATCAGTTGATACATATTTCTACAGGTGATCTTTTCAGAGCACATATCAGTAACCAGAGTCCATTGGGCAAACAGGTAAGTGCGCTTATAGCGGACGGACAACTTGTTCCGGACGAGATTACGATTGCAATGCTGGAAGAAGAAGTAGATAAAAATCCTGATGCAAAAGGATTTATCTTTGATGGTTTCCCGAGAACAGTAGCTCAGGCAGCAGCATTGGATGAATTTTTAGAAAGCAAAGGAAGTTCTATCGCAGTTGTAATTGCACTGGATGTAGATCAGGGTGAACTGACTAAAAGGATCGCTGAACGTCAGAAATTAACCAACCGGGTTGATGATCAGGCTGATAAATTGCAAAAACGCATTGATGAGTATTTCAGCAAAACTATTCACGTTTTGCCATATTACGAAGCACAGGATAAGTTGAGAAAAGTAAATGGTATCGGTAAAATTGATGATATCTTTGCTGACTTATGTGCAGTGCTTGATAAGTATTAA
- the obgE gene encoding GTPase ObgE codes for MSQGSNFVDYVKICCRSGKGGSGSSHLHRDKMTSTGGPDGGDGGRGGHIILRGNAQFWTLLHLKYRKHILATDGGPGSSSTSTGKSGKDEYLDVPLGTIAKDAETGEDLFEITEDGQTEILTAGGRGGLGNWHFKTSTLQTPRFAQPGESGKEQWVVLELKVLADVGLVGFPNAGKSTLLSVVSAAKPEIADYPFTTLVPNLGIVSYRSNRSFVMADIPGIIEGASKGKGLGYRFLRHIERNSVLLFMVPADTNRTITQEYEILKSELLDYNPELMQKPHLLAITKSDMLDDELVAEIKKDLPANVPSVFISSVAQKGLTELKDMIWKAIDADQTSPLEK; via the coding sequence ATGTCACAGGGTTCGAATTTTGTAGATTACGTTAAGATATGCTGCCGTTCAGGAAAAGGAGGGTCAGGGTCTTCACACTTACACCGTGACAAGATGACCTCAACTGGTGGTCCTGATGGTGGTGATGGTGGAAGAGGCGGACATATTATCCTTAGAGGTAATGCCCAGTTCTGGACCCTTTTACATTTAAAATATCGTAAACATATTCTGGCTACTGATGGCGGACCGGGATCAAGCTCTACAAGCACAGGTAAATCGGGTAAAGATGAATATCTTGATGTTCCGCTGGGAACTATTGCCAAAGACGCAGAGACCGGAGAAGATCTTTTTGAAATTACGGAAGACGGACAAACTGAAATCCTGACTGCAGGAGGAAGGGGAGGTCTTGGAAACTGGCACTTCAAAACATCTACGCTTCAAACTCCACGTTTTGCACAGCCTGGGGAGTCTGGTAAAGAGCAGTGGGTGGTACTTGAATTAAAAGTTTTAGCTGATGTTGGTTTGGTTGGTTTCCCTAATGCAGGAAAATCTACTTTACTTTCTGTGGTTTCCGCTGCAAAGCCTGAAATTGCTGACTATCCTTTTACAACTCTTGTTCCTAACCTGGGTATCGTATCTTACCGTTCCAACAGATCATTTGTAATGGCTGATATTCCTGGTATTATTGAAGGTGCTTCAAAAGGAAAAGGATTGGGCTATCGCTTCCTGCGTCATATTGAACGTAATTCGGTGCTTTTATTCATGGTTCCTGCTGATACCAACAGAACAATCACTCAGGAATATGAGATTCTTAAGTCTGAATTACTGGACTACAATCCGGAACTGATGCAAAAACCTCATTTACTGGCTATCACTAAATCAGATATGCTGGACGATGAACTGGTAGCTGAAATTAAAAAAGACCTGCCAGCTAATGTTCCTTCTGTATTTATTTCTTCAGTTGCACAAAAAGGGCTTACTGAGTTAAAGGATATGATTTGGAAGGCTATTGATGCTGATCAGACCTCTCCTTTGGAAAAATAA